A single window of Granulicella mallensis MP5ACTX8 DNA harbors:
- a CDS encoding Ig-like domain repeat protein has protein sequence MLVRLRRIVWNAALCLLLGAFAVAQQPGAPAASAIAPVPAVLTQRIDDSQRITLPNSVVPTVKRASDLGVLSPAQQMNRMVLVLKRSATQQKDLDTLVAAQQKKGTPQYHQWLTPEAFSARFAPAPGDVAKVAAWLQSHGFTQVAVSRSGQRIEFSGGVSSVESAFGTSMHQYQLKTAAGTENHIANATTISIPAALAPVVSGVLSLNNFTSKPLHTTLQNVVRNAAGKFVKAKGDTTFTDGNGDFEYALSPSDVSKIYGATTLPAGVDGTGVSIAVIGRSDIVLSDLQTFRKLFALPVNDPNMIVSGPDPGLNSLNDAIESSLDLEWAGAIAPKATVNFVIAGSTDTTDGISLAAAYAVENVVSPIMTVSYGACEKDEGPSGNLFWSTLWEQAAAEGITALASSGDGGAGICDADYGNSPDIDGDSVNGIASTPYNLAVGGTQFAEGDLAFQYWDSNNSTGFASALGYIPEAVWNQSCDPTLPVGVGSGNCAYGQTYYESTGGGGGRSNCATGTVDNSGNVTCTAGYPKPSWQSGTGVPADGVRDIPDVALNASGVDDPYIICFLGSCTYTQTSTGTSLTGESLVGGTSASSPVMASILALVEQQNGAFQGLVNPTLYSLAQQNASCSSSARTDPAAPVTCIFNDVIVGNNSAPGLPGYGTDTADFTAGVGYDLATGLGSVNIANLVAGWKAGTGGTATTTQLTATTTTAKHGTAVPLSVAVTSASGTPGGDFVLLTDKYGANDQYTLGSDGTWTGQVKDLPGGTYTLTARYAGDGTYASSTSAGTSLNITPEDSTPMLAVDIIDPNTGALVPSTPTSNFLGSALFFKGSVAGLSGQGIPTGTVNVLMDGTTNLGSTTLTLDAGVLLSSGTVPVGNHAITLQYLGDNSFNPSTSSPVSVVVAKGQSSTLVQTGNGITAYLGVSGTTQPTGTLQIFDEYKGVSQAISQPMPIVMGANNSGPQVNIPYTFTPGSHSLQAVYSGDTNYVGVALNSPYAKVTTINVGSNTGAATTTTFTMTTPATLQQGQIANFVFTVKSQSKNANVPSGLVLVYPAGSSGAICGGNLVNGTATGACYMDGAGTFVMSATYEGDNNFASSTSAAKDNITLTVPKLTPAVTFAAGASYILPNTQLSLNYTTAGLVINSGGAQQAPTGTITFTDSVNGAAATPLGNFQLLPINGLLEGYSGRFTLPVGTNVVTATYPGDPNFNAVVSSTMVVVSPPDFVFTSGQAGLQLTAGAPGAATLSLTPELGYTGSVTLACGTGVPAGAVCVVNPSSVTFGTAQTATVSISTPAPSPMTSARVAMKPAFTGSVLELTSLAGLLLFCLPAVRRRPGFLLVLLAVLLPVVGCGGSSPSAPVPQATLLSLTSSNTKTASGQSVSLVATLNSLASNPTGTIKFYDGSTELGSSVTVMNGTATLASSTLAVGAHTITAVYSGDAKDSGSTSSPVTQVITGSSTLQITATSGTLVHSISLPITLN, from the coding sequence ATGCTTGTTCGACTTCGTCGTATCGTCTGGAATGCTGCCCTCTGTCTTCTGCTGGGAGCCTTCGCCGTGGCTCAACAACCCGGGGCACCTGCTGCTTCGGCTATCGCACCTGTTCCTGCGGTGCTTACGCAGCGGATTGATGATTCACAACGCATTACCCTGCCCAACTCCGTAGTGCCCACTGTGAAACGAGCAAGCGACCTGGGCGTGTTGTCCCCGGCCCAGCAGATGAACCGCATGGTCCTTGTCCTGAAGCGTTCCGCGACCCAGCAGAAGGACCTTGATACTTTGGTAGCAGCCCAACAAAAGAAGGGGACGCCCCAATATCATCAGTGGCTGACTCCTGAAGCCTTCTCGGCGCGCTTTGCGCCTGCCCCAGGCGATGTGGCCAAGGTCGCGGCCTGGCTGCAGAGCCATGGATTTACACAGGTTGCGGTGAGCCGCAGCGGCCAGAGGATTGAATTTTCCGGCGGTGTCTCCAGCGTCGAGTCGGCCTTCGGTACGTCGATGCACCAGTATCAGCTCAAGACTGCAGCCGGTACTGAAAATCACATCGCGAATGCGACGACGATCTCAATTCCGGCGGCACTCGCGCCCGTCGTGTCCGGCGTTCTCTCGCTCAATAACTTCACCTCGAAGCCGCTGCACACCACCCTGCAAAACGTCGTCAGGAATGCTGCCGGGAAGTTTGTAAAGGCAAAAGGGGATACGACCTTTACCGATGGCAATGGTGACTTCGAGTATGCCTTGTCACCCAGCGACGTAAGCAAGATCTACGGAGCGACGACGCTGCCGGCCGGAGTTGATGGCACCGGGGTGTCGATTGCCGTGATTGGGCGTTCGGACATCGTGCTGAGCGATCTCCAGACCTTCCGCAAGCTCTTTGCTTTGCCGGTCAACGATCCCAACATGATCGTGAGCGGACCCGATCCTGGACTGAATAGCCTGAACGATGCCATCGAGTCGAGCCTGGACCTGGAGTGGGCTGGCGCCATTGCTCCCAAGGCAACCGTCAACTTTGTGATCGCCGGCAGCACGGATACGACGGATGGCATCTCGCTCGCCGCAGCCTATGCCGTCGAAAATGTCGTGTCCCCGATTATGACCGTCAGCTATGGCGCGTGCGAGAAGGACGAGGGGCCGTCCGGCAACTTATTCTGGAGCACGCTCTGGGAGCAGGCAGCCGCTGAAGGCATTACTGCCCTCGCCTCTTCGGGGGATGGCGGCGCGGGAATCTGCGATGCCGACTATGGAAACTCGCCCGACATCGATGGTGATTCGGTCAATGGAATTGCGTCCACGCCATACAACCTCGCCGTGGGCGGAACGCAGTTTGCCGAGGGCGATCTTGCCTTCCAGTATTGGGACTCGAACAACAGCACGGGATTCGCGTCGGCGCTCGGATATATTCCCGAGGCGGTGTGGAACCAGAGCTGCGATCCTACCTTGCCGGTGGGTGTTGGCTCAGGAAACTGTGCCTATGGACAGACGTACTACGAGAGCACCGGCGGTGGTGGTGGCCGCAGTAACTGCGCAACCGGTACGGTCGACAACAGCGGCAATGTGACGTGCACGGCTGGGTATCCGAAGCCTTCATGGCAGTCCGGCACGGGCGTACCCGCAGACGGAGTTCGCGATATTCCGGATGTCGCGCTCAATGCTTCCGGAGTCGATGATCCCTACATCATCTGCTTCCTGGGAAGCTGTACGTATACGCAGACAAGCACGGGCACTTCGCTCACAGGGGAGTCCCTCGTGGGCGGAACGTCGGCTTCATCTCCGGTGATGGCTTCGATCCTGGCTCTTGTCGAGCAGCAGAATGGCGCGTTCCAGGGGCTTGTGAACCCGACTTTGTATAGCCTCGCGCAGCAGAATGCTTCCTGTTCTTCGAGTGCCCGCACCGATCCGGCCGCGCCCGTGACCTGCATCTTCAACGACGTAATCGTAGGCAATAACAGCGCGCCGGGGCTGCCGGGATATGGCACCGATACTGCGGACTTTACCGCAGGTGTGGGCTACGATCTGGCGACGGGATTGGGCAGTGTCAACATCGCCAACCTGGTGGCGGGATGGAAGGCAGGCACCGGCGGAACGGCTACGACTACCCAGTTGACGGCGACGACGACAACCGCCAAGCATGGCACGGCGGTCCCTCTGTCGGTGGCCGTTACGTCTGCCTCAGGCACTCCGGGTGGAGACTTCGTGCTGCTCACCGATAAGTACGGTGCGAACGACCAGTACACCCTGGGCTCGGATGGAACGTGGACGGGACAGGTGAAGGATCTTCCCGGCGGCACGTATACGCTCACCGCTCGTTATGCAGGAGACGGTACGTATGCTTCCAGTACATCGGCGGGAACGAGCCTGAACATCACCCCTGAAGACAGCACGCCCATGCTTGCGGTCGATATCATCGATCCCAATACGGGTGCTCTTGTCCCCTCTACCCCCACCTCGAACTTTTTAGGCAGTGCTTTGTTTTTCAAGGGATCGGTTGCGGGGCTTTCCGGACAAGGTATACCGACGGGAACCGTCAATGTGCTGATGGATGGAACCACGAACCTCGGATCTACAACCCTGACACTCGATGCGGGAGTTCTTCTTTCGTCAGGGACTGTGCCGGTGGGAAACCACGCCATCACGCTGCAGTATCTCGGCGATAACAGCTTCAACCCGAGCACATCCAGTCCTGTATCGGTCGTTGTCGCCAAGGGTCAGAGTTCCACACTAGTGCAAACCGGAAATGGCATTACGGCTTATCTCGGGGTCTCGGGGACGACGCAACCGACTGGAACATTGCAGATCTTTGACGAATACAAGGGGGTCAGCCAGGCGATCAGCCAGCCGATGCCGATCGTTATGGGAGCAAACAATAGCGGGCCGCAGGTCAATATTCCCTACACCTTTACCCCCGGGTCCCATTCGCTTCAGGCTGTCTATAGTGGCGATACGAATTATGTGGGTGTGGCTCTTAATAGTCCCTACGCAAAAGTCACAACGATCAACGTGGGCAGCAATACGGGAGCGGCCACGACAACCACATTCACGATGACCACGCCTGCAACCTTGCAGCAAGGGCAGATCGCCAACTTCGTATTCACTGTGAAGTCACAAAGTAAAAACGCCAACGTGCCTTCAGGATTGGTCCTTGTCTACCCGGCCGGCAGTTCCGGTGCCATATGCGGAGGCAATCTTGTCAACGGTACGGCGACAGGTGCCTGCTACATGGACGGTGCCGGAACCTTTGTGATGTCCGCAACGTATGAGGGAGACAACAACTTTGCGAGCAGCACTAGCGCCGCGAAAGACAACATCACGCTTACTGTTCCAAAGCTAACTCCGGCGGTAACCTTCGCGGCGGGAGCAAGCTACATCCTGCCGAACACACAGTTGAGTCTCAACTACACAACGGCGGGTCTGGTCATCAACTCCGGCGGAGCGCAGCAGGCTCCTACCGGGACCATCACTTTTACCGATTCTGTGAATGGTGCAGCAGCTACTCCGCTAGGTAATTTCCAGCTGCTTCCGATCAATGGTCTGCTTGAAGGCTATAGCGGACGGTTTACCTTGCCTGTCGGAACAAATGTCGTTACCGCAACCTATCCCGGCGATCCGAACTTCAATGCTGTCGTCTCCTCCACGATGGTTGTGGTCAGCCCGCCGGACTTCGTCTTCACCAGCGGACAAGCCGGCTTGCAGTTGACGGCGGGGGCTCCTGGCGCGGCGACGTTGTCGCTGACTCCGGAGCTGGGTTACACCGGCAGCGTGACACTGGCTTGCGGTACAGGCGTCCCAGCAGGGGCGGTCTGTGTCGTCAATCCTTCGAGCGTAACGTTTGGCACCGCGCAAACCGCTACGGTTTCGATCTCGACTCCTGCGCCGTCGCCAATGACCAGTGCAAGGGTAGCGATGAAGCCGGCATTCACGGGGAGCGTGCTTGAACTTACCAGTCTCGCGGGGCTGCTTCTGTTTTGTCTGCCTGCGGTACGCCGCCGTCCGGGATTTCTTCTGGTTCTGCTGGCGGTGCTTCTGCCGGTTGTCGGTTGTGGTGGCTCAAGTCCGAGCGCACCTGTACCTCAGGCGACTTTGTTGTCGCTGACCTCCAGCAACACCAAGACAGCTTCCGGTCAGAGTGTATCGCTGGTAGCCACACTCAACTCGCTTGCAAGCAATCCGACAGGAACGATTAAGTTCTACGACGGAAGCACGGAGCTTGGATCGTCAGTGACCGTGATGAACGGGACGGCAACGCTCGCGAGTTCCACCCTTGCTGTGGGGGCGCATACGATCACGGCCGTGTACAGCGGCGATGCAAAGGACAGTGGAAGCACTTCCTCCCCTGTTACCCAGGTGATCACCGGAAGCAGCACGCTGCAGATCACTGCGACCTCCGGCACCCTGGTTCACTCCATCAGTCTGCCGATCACCCTTAACTAA
- a CDS encoding winged helix-turn-helix domain-containing protein, translating into MGEQPDGKFIFSSFEFRVSTGELFRRGHKLRLPDQNARLLTVLLEHPGTVLGRNDLRSVMWPDGEHLNHDHAITNSINQLRAILRDNSRSPSYIETIPKRGYRFIAEVRFEPASLPPAALEEPGSAGIIITPPELQPASSPEALPLPTVELPDLSPGLVDTQITQQRRPFLWYGVIAILVAGVLFGAEHLWGHHAHPLPSPPRQITLGIAPIEASDVEAQSIAEPFRLELVDAASQLPGVVVRAAHSFGSTTINHDAIPSLTQGLQLDTLLLGKITTSAPHHFDFTFELVRGSDAVHLATFHYSGTKEQLGTIRSQIQRDLFLRLSDSPSSRLDPIHSTENTQAYSDYLQGRQELIHPTDEAIGRAIQDFRSATSQDASFVQAFSGLGSAYLLRAEHSSLDRDASYAAARAASLTAIHLDPRTAEAHATLGFLYFRHDWNAVAAESELKQAIDQESGQALHRIMYALVLGNTGRFREALEELDKAQAADPLWPPIYLTEIYLYSAARDNARALDAAQKLQKLMPDWPLACDQKAWAFWYAGRHEEAIREWIHMATLEHDALRLKLEQDGLKALATGGTIAYARLKLASLQSEQSSSHPNDFQPAEWQLNAGEPQQALRSMESMVHAHDPEALQFAASPAYFSLHGDPAFNALLTQIGLPLPAKTSTP; encoded by the coding sequence ATGGGGGAACAGCCTGACGGGAAGTTTATTTTCAGCTCGTTTGAGTTTCGAGTTTCGACCGGAGAACTCTTTCGGCGAGGCCACAAGCTCCGGCTACCCGATCAAAATGCTCGTCTGCTGACAGTTCTGCTGGAACATCCCGGTACGGTTCTGGGCCGAAATGATTTGCGCTCGGTGATGTGGCCGGACGGCGAACACCTCAACCACGATCACGCCATCACCAACAGCATCAACCAGCTTCGCGCGATTCTTCGTGACAACTCCCGCTCCCCTTCTTACATAGAAACCATCCCCAAGCGAGGCTATCGCTTCATTGCCGAGGTGCGCTTTGAACCGGCGAGCCTCCCACCAGCGGCTCTTGAGGAGCCAGGGTCAGCCGGGATCATCATCACCCCGCCTGAGCTGCAGCCAGCCTCGTCGCCCGAAGCGCTTCCTCTTCCGACTGTCGAGCTACCAGACCTGTCCCCGGGCTTGGTTGACACTCAAATTACCCAGCAAAGGCGACCTTTTCTCTGGTACGGAGTTATCGCCATCCTCGTGGCCGGGGTACTTTTCGGGGCGGAGCATCTATGGGGACACCACGCCCACCCCTTGCCATCCCCGCCACGGCAGATCACCCTGGGCATCGCTCCCATCGAGGCCTCCGATGTCGAAGCCCAATCGATCGCTGAACCGTTTCGCCTGGAGTTAGTGGATGCCGCTTCGCAGTTGCCGGGAGTGGTAGTCCGGGCTGCTCACTCCTTTGGCTCCACGACCATCAACCATGACGCCATCCCGTCCCTCACGCAGGGACTTCAGTTGGATACCCTATTACTTGGCAAAATCACAACCAGCGCTCCCCATCACTTCGACTTCACCTTCGAGCTGGTACGTGGAAGCGATGCAGTCCATCTCGCCACCTTTCACTACAGCGGCACCAAGGAGCAGCTCGGCACCATTCGCAGTCAGATTCAGCGAGACCTCTTCCTGCGGCTCAGCGACTCCCCGAGCAGTCGCCTGGACCCTATCCACAGTACGGAGAACACTCAGGCCTATAGCGACTATCTGCAAGGACGCCAGGAGCTGATCCATCCAACAGATGAAGCGATTGGAAGGGCTATTCAGGACTTTCGCAGCGCTACAAGCCAGGACGCCTCCTTCGTGCAGGCCTTCTCAGGACTGGGAAGCGCGTATCTGCTGCGGGCCGAACACAGCAGTCTCGATCGCGATGCGAGTTACGCGGCGGCCCGTGCTGCATCTCTGACCGCCATCCATCTGGACCCTCGTACGGCGGAAGCCCATGCCACCCTGGGATTCCTCTACTTTCGGCACGATTGGAACGCTGTAGCGGCAGAATCCGAACTCAAGCAGGCTATCGATCAGGAATCAGGGCAGGCCTTGCATCGGATTATGTATGCCCTGGTGTTGGGCAATACGGGCCGATTCCGCGAGGCTCTTGAAGAGCTGGATAAAGCCCAGGCGGCCGACCCGCTCTGGCCACCGATTTACCTTACCGAGATCTATCTCTACAGCGCTGCCCGGGACAACGCACGGGCGCTGGACGCTGCCCAGAAGCTGCAAAAGCTCATGCCGGACTGGCCTCTGGCTTGCGATCAAAAGGCCTGGGCTTTCTGGTATGCAGGGCGTCATGAAGAGGCTATCCGCGAGTGGATTCACATGGCGACCCTGGAGCACGATGCGCTGCGCCTCAAACTCGAACAGGATGGACTGAAGGCCCTTGCCACCGGTGGAACCATCGCCTATGCCCGCCTGAAGCTCGCCTCCCTTCAAAGCGAACAATCCTCCTCGCATCCCAATGACTTTCAGCCCGCCGAGTGGCAACTCAACGCCGGAGAGCCACAGCAGGCCCTTCGATCGATGGAGAGCATGGTCCACGCCCACGATCCGGAGGCCCTTCAGTTTGCCGCCAGCCCTGCCTACTTTTCACTTCATGGCGATCCAGCCTTCAATGCCTTGTTAACGCAGATCGGGCTCCCCTTACCCGCTAAGACTTCTACGCCATAG
- a CDS encoding MgtC/SapB family protein, whose protein sequence is MPLHLTWEQIALRLVLALLASFVIGLNRDENGHPAGIRTTMIVCLAATLAMLQVNLLLPLAGKPSSSFVVMDLMRLPLGILSGIGFIGAGVIIKHEGNVSGVTTAATLWLVTVLGLLFGGGNLYLGIAGSLATFLVLWALKRIEKNIAHEYHGSLSLTLSGEAPSETALRSQLLTDFGIVHWSPLYEPATAMVVLNCELKWVAKASRIPETPPAIERLRTLPGVLSLSWRE, encoded by the coding sequence ATGCCACTTCATCTCACATGGGAACAGATCGCTCTTCGCCTTGTTCTGGCGTTGCTTGCCAGTTTTGTGATTGGTCTCAATCGCGATGAGAATGGTCATCCTGCCGGCATTCGAACCACGATGATCGTCTGTCTGGCCGCTACCCTGGCCATGTTGCAGGTAAACCTGCTGCTTCCTCTTGCGGGGAAACCATCAAGCTCTTTCGTCGTTATGGATCTCATGCGGCTTCCGCTGGGCATTCTTTCCGGTATCGGCTTTATAGGAGCAGGCGTAATCATCAAGCACGAGGGGAACGTTAGTGGCGTGACTACCGCAGCGACCCTCTGGCTGGTTACGGTCCTCGGTCTGCTCTTTGGCGGAGGCAATCTCTATCTTGGCATCGCGGGATCGCTGGCCACGTTCCTGGTGCTTTGGGCATTGAAGCGGATCGAGAAGAATATTGCCCATGAGTATCACGGGTCGCTAAGCCTCACTTTGTCCGGAGAGGCTCCGAGTGAGACGGCCCTTCGGAGTCAATTATTGACCGATTTCGGCATCGTTCATTGGAGTCCGCTCTATGAGCCTGCTACCGCAATGGTGGTCCTGAACTGTGAGCTGAAGTGGGTAGCCAAAGCTTCACGAATTCCCGAAACGCCGCCGGCTATCGAGAGGCTGCGAACTCTTCCTGGAGTGCTTAGTCTTAGTTGGAGGGAGTAA
- a CDS encoding acyl-CoA dehydrogenase family protein, producing MTSEALLQRLRSLTEIAMPLPGAGDTPGRHRQLMEIGREDLSLARLAEAHWDAVSILAEAGLKPEPGAIYGVWASEKPGQELSLIPRSGRYSLVGTKMFCSGAGLVDRALVTVSKPERFLVDVDLRREVEGFEFNTSGWKSNAFQQTGTATATFKEISILPDEVVREAGWYLSRPGFWHGACGPAACWAGGAAGLVDYAMQQSRDDSHTLAHLGAMNASIWGLRSYLDLAGREIDEKPCDVGEAHSRALIVRHLVEQACTEVLRRLPRAYGPHPLAFDEEISRRYQELDLYLRQSHAERDLESLGRELKSQQIRSNEHVSSPVF from the coding sequence ATGACCAGCGAAGCTCTGCTCCAAAGACTCCGCTCCCTTACAGAGATCGCTATGCCATTGCCGGGTGCGGGTGATACTCCCGGGCGTCACAGGCAGTTGATGGAGATTGGGCGGGAGGACCTGTCCCTGGCTCGTTTGGCCGAAGCCCATTGGGATGCCGTCTCCATTCTGGCGGAGGCCGGACTCAAGCCTGAGCCGGGTGCGATCTATGGGGTATGGGCGTCCGAGAAGCCAGGGCAAGAACTGAGTCTCATTCCACGAAGTGGTCGTTATTCTCTTGTGGGAACAAAGATGTTCTGTAGTGGAGCGGGGCTGGTGGATCGCGCTCTTGTCACTGTTTCGAAGCCAGAGCGATTTCTCGTGGATGTCGATCTTCGCAGGGAGGTGGAGGGCTTTGAATTCAATACCTCGGGTTGGAAGTCGAATGCTTTCCAGCAAACGGGGACTGCGACGGCTACTTTCAAAGAGATCTCCATCCTGCCGGATGAAGTGGTTAGGGAGGCCGGGTGGTATCTCTCTCGTCCGGGATTCTGGCATGGGGCCTGTGGTCCTGCAGCGTGCTGGGCCGGAGGCGCTGCGGGGCTCGTGGACTACGCCATGCAGCAGTCACGGGATGACTCCCATACCCTGGCGCACCTGGGAGCGATGAACGCCTCTATCTGGGGACTTAGGTCCTATCTTGATCTGGCGGGCAGAGAGATCGACGAGAAGCCCTGCGATGTCGGTGAGGCTCATAGCCGGGCACTCATCGTTCGACATCTCGTGGAGCAGGCCTGCACCGAGGTCCTTCGCCGGCTGCCTCGGGCCTATGGTCCGCACCCGCTTGCCTTCGATGAAGAGATCTCCCGCCGCTACCAGGAGCTCGATTTGTATCTGCGGCAATCCCATGCGGAGCGCGACCTGGAATCGTTAGGCAGGGAACTGAAGAGCCAGCAGATTCGATCGAACGAACATGTTAGTTCGCCTGTTTTTTAG
- a CDS encoding glycosyltransferase has protein sequence MNGALQHMSVLIPARNEEELLPRCLRSIFAACSLLPLSVSWDVVVAVDSSTDRTFEIAECVLRGRGVAIRTDAGAVGKARALAAAVALKRYRGPRNCCWLANTDADCSVPETWLRDQWELAAANVEAFAGTVDVDTFQEHRAGVDDLFRASYRIFSDGTHPHVHGANLGVRADAYLRVGGWRHLETAEDHDLWNRLRIAGSRRASVGRMKVLTSGRKVGRAPYGFAQALAAHDEVAA, from the coding sequence ATGAATGGCGCTCTCCAACATATGAGCGTGTTGATTCCTGCGCGCAATGAAGAGGAGCTATTGCCTCGGTGTCTTCGATCCATCTTTGCGGCATGTTCCTTGTTGCCGCTGTCTGTGAGCTGGGATGTAGTCGTTGCCGTGGATAGCTCCACCGATAGGACCTTTGAGATCGCGGAATGCGTGCTGCGTGGTCGCGGAGTCGCCATCCGCACCGATGCAGGCGCGGTGGGGAAAGCCCGAGCGCTGGCCGCTGCCGTAGCTCTTAAGCGTTATCGCGGTCCGCGAAACTGCTGCTGGCTCGCAAATACCGATGCTGACTGCAGCGTTCCTGAGACGTGGCTGAGGGATCAATGGGAACTGGCGGCAGCTAACGTAGAGGCCTTTGCGGGCACCGTCGATGTCGACACCTTCCAGGAACATCGTGCAGGTGTGGATGACCTGTTCCGAGCGAGCTACCGAATCTTTTCCGATGGCACGCATCCCCATGTGCACGGCGCAAATCTCGGAGTGCGCGCAGATGCGTATCTAAGAGTGGGCGGATGGCGGCATCTTGAAACCGCCGAAGATCATGATCTGTGGAATCGACTGCGGATTGCGGGGTCCAGGCGGGCTTCGGTCGGCCGGATGAAAGTTCTGACCAGCGGCAGGAAGGTGGGGCGCGCGCCTTATGGATTTGCCCAGGCACTTGCAGCGCATGATGAGGTGGCGGCATGA
- a CDS encoding SAM-dependent methyltransferase, whose protein sequence is MNTETTSRDFFEQKYLKNADPWSFASSSYEQCRYDAIFRSLNHRRYRHGFEPGCSIGLLTERLASVCQYVDAMDISPTAVRYARERCRGLLNVDIECGALPDLIPIGSFDLVVLSEIGYYFEEEELEGLAKSIVAQMSMSGVLVAAHWLGASEDHVLSGDRVHEILASLKGLAHEHEEHHAGFRLDRWKRI, encoded by the coding sequence ATGAATACAGAGACAACAAGCCGGGATTTTTTTGAGCAGAAATATCTGAAGAATGCCGACCCCTGGTCGTTTGCATCCAGTAGCTACGAGCAATGCCGGTATGACGCGATCTTTCGTTCGCTGAATCATCGGCGCTATCGGCATGGCTTCGAGCCGGGTTGTTCTATCGGTCTGCTGACAGAGCGGCTGGCATCGGTTTGTCAATATGTCGATGCTATGGATATTTCGCCGACAGCCGTTCGATATGCACGAGAGCGCTGTCGTGGCTTGTTGAATGTCGATATTGAGTGTGGAGCGTTACCGGACCTCATTCCGATAGGTTCCTTCGATCTTGTAGTGCTCAGCGAGATTGGTTATTACTTCGAGGAAGAAGAGTTGGAAGGTCTGGCTAAGAGCATTGTTGCCCAAATGAGTATGTCCGGTGTTCTGGTTGCCGCGCACTGGTTGGGAGCCTCGGAAGATCATGTGCTGAGTGGTGACCGCGTGCATGAGATCCTGGCATCCCTTAAGGGGCTAGCTCATGAACATGAGGAACATCATGCTGGGTTTCGGCTGGATAGGTGGAAACGGATATGA
- a CDS encoding PIG-L deacetylase family protein — MIVPIVEEHEWINCLDALASWQPPAASLLVIAPHPDDETLAVGGLIAAQRAKGLEVIVAAVTDGENAYPDFPGLGDLRAGEQRDALKRLGVAAENIVRLKLPDSDVGSQERLLVEQLMPLVSRSTSIVAPWRGDFHPDHEACGRAAEEVARRTGASLTSYFFWTWHRGTTELLQEMSLRSFSLSDESLLAKTEALLCHRSQLTRESGDPILPESLLAPARRSFEVFSIG, encoded by the coding sequence ATGATTGTCCCGATAGTAGAAGAACATGAGTGGATCAATTGTCTGGATGCCTTGGCATCCTGGCAGCCGCCTGCGGCATCTCTTTTAGTCATCGCTCCCCATCCCGATGACGAGACATTAGCCGTTGGGGGATTGATCGCTGCACAGCGCGCGAAAGGTCTTGAGGTAATCGTTGCCGCAGTAACTGACGGCGAAAATGCATATCCCGATTTTCCGGGGCTGGGAGACCTACGCGCCGGCGAACAGAGAGACGCTCTAAAGCGGCTCGGCGTTGCCGCTGAGAATATTGTTCGACTCAAGTTGCCGGATAGTGATGTAGGTTCTCAGGAGCGACTGTTGGTAGAGCAGTTAATGCCACTGGTTTCTCGCTCTACTTCTATCGTTGCTCCCTGGCGAGGGGACTTTCACCCGGACCATGAGGCTTGTGGCCGCGCTGCCGAAGAGGTGGCAAGACGGACCGGTGCGAGTCTTACCTCCTATTTTTTCTGGACATGGCACAGGGGAACGACAGAGCTACTGCAGGAGATGTCTCTACGCTCCTTTTCCTTGAGCGATGAGTCGCTGCTCGCCAAGACCGAGGCGCTCCTCTGCCACAGGTCTCAGCTAACTCGTGAATCAGGCGATCCTATCTTGCCGGAGTCGTTGTTAGCTCCCGCGAGGCGTTCCTTTGAGGTTTTCAGCATCGGATGA
- a CDS encoding DUF3309 family protein, whose protein sequence is MLIILLILLLVFGFGGYRMGPGLGYYGGGGISLILLIVIILLLLKVF, encoded by the coding sequence ATGCTCATCATTTTGCTCATCTTGCTTTTGGTTTTTGGTTTTGGCGGCTATCGCATGGGACCTGGTCTGGGTTACTACGGAGGTGGTGGCATCAGTTTGATTCTGTTGATTGTCATCATCCTTCTCCTGCTAAAAGTTTTTTAG